A portion of the Sabethes cyaneus chromosome 3, idSabCyanKW18_F2, whole genome shotgun sequence genome contains these proteins:
- the LOC128743841 gene encoding uncharacterized protein LOC128743841, which produces MASSIGSVSTGTKKTSTTATGQTAAAGRKKSGPKFELSDEQRQDIKEAFDLFDSEGTGMIDTKELKVAIRALGFEPKKEEIKKMIAEIDKDGTGKISFEDFLSLMTVKMAEKDSKEEILKAFRLFDDDETGTISFKNLKRVAKELGENLTDEELQEMIDEADRDGDGEVNQEEFLRIMKKTSLY; this is translated from the exons ATG GCGTCCAGTATCGGATCAGTTTCTACAGGAACGAAAAAAACATCAACCACAGCTACCGGTCAGACGGCAGCTGCTGGTAGGAAAAAATCCggtccaaaatttgagctaTCCGATGAACAACGGCAGGACATCAAGGAAGCATTCGATTTATTCGACTCGGAAGGAACCGGCATGATTGATACCAAGGAGCTGAAAGTCGCAATTCGAGCCCTGGGATTCGAGCCAAAAAAGGAAGAGATCAAAAAAATGATTGCCGAAATCGACAAGGATGGCACAGGAAAAATTTCATTCGAAGATTTTCTTTCCCTAATGACGGTGAAAATGGCCGAAAAAGACTCCAAGGAGGAGATTTTGAAGGCCTTCCGGTTGTTCGACGATGACGAAACTGGTACCATTTCCTTCAAGAATCTCAAACGAGTCGCCAAAGAGCTAGGTGAGAATCTAACCGACGAAGAACTGCAAGAAATGATAGACGAAGCGGACCGCGACGGCGACGGGGAAGTCAACCAGGAGGAGTTTTTGAGAATTATGAAGAAAACTAGCTTGTACTAA